Proteins found in one Kluyveromyces marxianus DMKU3-1042 DNA, complete genome, chromosome 2 genomic segment:
- the HER1 gene encoding Her1p: MPNSLDLDVDVDWLYKGKRKVRSARREKEEQHQGSSSSAKASGTANASENDKPPNNESQGSGSPAQPHTRHRSKSQSSATSPSSPLTSAGLGANLNSSSHSSTPPSSRPRHNSISGSLSLRRTSSNSSEKPKKSLFGSLFNRKPVQPPSPPEQQQQQQQQHQQHQQHSTVVTEDSHGGSAAASIPSTSGGTAGQSKGVPIPVSASQIASHRQQFSQFLKEPNSPEIKDIAPIQSERVVLNRNKNKSPLPIKELSTIKMKRVTFAVDKFGMDPPQQIPSRKPKLGNVLVPDDLISDIPSISQGITTSSQTAESSGGNSTTAPPTFTKNSREYLQALENHKKSLKESEKHQQEAHYAAQRIASEVASFKLRNVSSDPKSTLSRSNSSNALKRTTTAEDEAGTELDENIKKLEIDKPIHMHEHHFDDEPNGGESTSSGADPNSSTNELMLDVIYTRCCHLREILPIPSTLRQLKDKTAPLQTLKFLNPRPTLIDILSFSDFISIVPIHNVVFDNVGLTPEMFKIVISSLVRSKALDRLSMRNVVIDENGWKLLCKFLMRNDSIIKLDISQTKIRHDLDPRLHRSQMDWYLFIDVLQKRKGKPLEELLINGISFNNNLPTFEGLIYSFSSSTNRNSRKLKLGIAQSHISVPEQIEILFRWMSEKEIMGVDLAFNDFEHLTKPIIKELSRRNFDSLQYFTLNSTNIQSVQEAALIIRELSKLPQLYFLDLSGLPSLFPAIFPYLNKYLPRFPALKRIHFDSNEWSYKDISLISQILPKCKELLHVSMMNQPQESWVMSTAVFLYDCIKNSEKLINLDFNYENIPEEINSRIAIALVRNAQKSIDSNWQLDELSSQDDLLFDGELISETAGNILDKFNDSAKLKEDSTKRYLLKRYWEKINKIHANVQKTIDDMFEQRASKELSLQSKENLLRLLFMEKTLANILEYLSTNPYIKGLEEQKASEDDTNSFMDEKPVLKHMDSARLTYDESSVYPQDPDMIQDQDPNNSKPHLMATDSGRTIDVTTGRPILTKTSSERSLFGKKQEEEEGELHKWGFFIQQQRSIYPENTPMSKYQQQQQQQAKESKETKETKEAREKVMSQTPRRPSSHSDSISSSVTNASSSSKLPVTSKIIPKIPSGAELREAIIKAKGINSIEDLIDNVSCQRVKLDNIYGIQVEAPIDGKASATTPSSKFSQGQHLTKDSKASQSDTAYVSESEDSFAGDDDDDDGVSGNQINVDETYDKLLNNLSRVRSNRGS, from the coding sequence ATGCCAAATTCTTTGGACTTGGACGTGGATGTCGATTGGCTATACAAGGGGAAGAGGAAAGTGAGATCTGCTAGgagagaaaaggaagagcAGCATCagggttcttcttcttctgcgAAGGCTAGTGGGACAGCTAATGCATCTGAGAATGATAAGCCTCCTAACAATGAATCCCAGGGCTCGGGATCACCTGCGCAGCCGCATACTCGTCACAGGTCAAAATCCCAGTCCAGTGCCACCTCGCCCTCTTCTCCGCTGACCAGCGCAGGCCTCGGCGCGAATCTAAACTCGAGCTCGCATAGTAGTACGCCGCCATCCTCACGGCCCAGACACAACTCGATTTCAGGCTCTCTTTCGCTACGAAGGACCAGCTCCAACTCCAGCGAAAAGCCGAAAAAATCGCTATTCGGATCTTTGTTCAACAGGAAACCTGTCCAGCCACCTTCGCCTCCcgaacaacaacaacaacagcagcagcagcatcaacaacatcaacaacattcAACAGTGGTAACAGAGGATAGTCATGGAGGATCTGCCGCGGCGTCAATTCCCTCAACATCCGGCGGAACCGCCGGCCAATCTAAAGGTGTGCCTATCCCTGTATCTGCATCCCAAATTGCATCGCATAGGCAACAATTCTCACAGTTCCTCAAGGAACCTAACTCCCCAGAGATTAAGGACATTGCCCCTATTCAATCTGAGCGCGTGGTGCTAAAcaggaacaaaaataagAGTCCCTTGCCCATCAAGGAATTATCCACCatcaaaatgaaaagagtTACCTTCGCAGTGGATAAATTCGGTATGGACCCACCACAGCAAATTCCTTCCAGGAAACCAAAACTGGGGAACGTTCTGGTTCCTGATGATTTAATCAGCGATATTCCTTCCATCTCTCAAGGTATCACAACTAGCTCACAAACTGCAGAATCGAGCGGTGGGAATAGCACCACAGCGCCACCTACTTTTACAAAGAATTCAAGAGAATATCTACAAGCGCTCGAAAACCATAAAAAGAGTCTCAAAGAATCGGAAAAGCATCAGCAAGAAGCCCATTATGCTGCTCAACGTATCGCATCCGAAGTGGCTTCGTTCAAACTGAGGAACGTGTCATCAGATCCAAAGAGCACTCTCTCTAGGTCTAATTCGTCAAATGCTCTGAAACGGACAACCACCgcagaagatgaagctgGGACAGAATTAGAtgaaaatatcaagaaattggaaatcGATAAACCTATCCATATGCATGAACATCATTTTGATGACGAACCTAATGGAGGTGAATCAACATCTTCGGGGGCTGATCCAAATTCTTCCACCAATGAGCTTATGTTAGACGTCATATACACAAGATGCTGCCATTTACGTGAGATTTTACCTATTCCTTCCACCCTAAGACAGCTAAAGGATAAAACAGCACCTTTACAGACGttaaagtttttgaacCCAAGGCCAACACTTATTGATATCCTCTCATTTAGTGACTTTAtttcaattgttccaattcACAATGTTGTATTTGATAATGTTGGATTGACACCTGAAATGTTCAAAATCGTCATTTCATCTTTGGTTAGAAGTAAAGCACTAGATAGGCTATCCATGCGAAATGTAGTTATCGATGAAAATGGATGGAAGCTTTTGTGTAAATTTTTGATGAGAAATGATTCTATCATAAAATTGGACATTTctcaaacaaaaataagGCATGACTTGGACCCCAGACTCCACAGATCGCAAATGGACTGGTATCTATTCATCGATGTattacagaaaagaaagggGAAACCTTTGGAGGAATTACTTATTAATGGGATATCTTTCAATAACAACTTGCCAACGTTTGAAGGTTTGATATActccttttcttccagCACGAATAGAAACTCCCGCAAACTCAAATTGGGCATTGCGCAATCTCATATCTCAGTGCCAGAACAAATTGAAATACTATTTAGATGGATGTCtgagaaagaaataatgGGTGTTGATTTGGCATTTAATGATTTTGAGCATTTAACGAAACCTATTATCAAAGAGCTCAGTAGACGTAATTTTGATTCATTACAGTACTTCACATTAAACTCTACGAATATTCAATCTGTGCAAGAAGCAGCATTGATTATAAGAGAACTTTCGAAATTACCACAATTGTACTTTTTGGATTTATCTGGGTTACCATCTTTGTTCCCTGCTATCTTTCCTTATTTGAACAAATATTTACCACGTTTTCCAGCTTTAAAGAGAATACATTTCGACTCGAATGAATGGAGCTATAAGGATATCTCCCTAATATCACAGATCTTACCAAAATGTAAAGAATTACTCCACGTTTCTATGATGAACCAACCTCAAGAATCATGGGTAATGAGCACAGCAGTTTTCCTTTACGATTGTATTAAAAATAGtgaaaaattgataaaCTTGGACTTCAACTACGAGAATATACCAGAAGAGATTAATTCTAGAATTGCAATAGCTTTGGTGAGAAATGCTCAAAAATCAATCGATTCTAATTGGCAACTAGACGAACTTTCATCGCAGGACGATCTACTATTCGATGGTGAATTGATAAGTGAAACCGCTGGTAACATTTTAGATAAGTTTAATGACTCGgcaaaattaaaagaagaCTCTACTAAGAGATATTTATTGAAGAGATATTGGGAAAAGATTAATAAGATTCACGCTAATGTTCAAAAGACTATAGATGATATGTTTGAGCAAAGAGCTTCTAAAGAATTATCTCTACAAAGTAAGGAAAATTTGTTAAGACTATTATTCATGGAAAAAACCTTGGCAAATATTCTCGAATATTTATCAACTAATCCATATATTAAGGGATTAGAGGAACAAAAGGCTTCGGAAGACGATACAAACTCTTTCATGGATGAAAAACCGGTTTTGAAACATATGGACTCTGCAAGGCTAACTTATGATGAATCATCTGTCTATCCACAAGATCCCGATATGATTCAAGACCAGGACCCAAATAATTCGAAGCCTCACTTAATGGCCACAGATTCTGGTAGAACTATTGATGTGACCACCGGTAGACCAATCTTGACCAAAACCAGTTCTGAGCGCTCGTTATTTGGTAAAAAgcaggaagaagaagaaggtgaattGCATAAATGGGGATTCTTTATTCAACAGCAACGCTCAATTTATCCGGAAAATACACCAATGTCAAAATatcagcagcaacagcagcaacaagcAAAAGAGTCAAAGGAAACAAAGGAAACTAAGGAAGCAAGAGAAAAGGTTATGTCTCAAACACCTAGACGTCCTTCATCACACTCCGACTCAATATCTTCCAGCGTCACTaacgcttcttcttcgagCAAATTACCAGTAACGTCAAAGATAATTCCTAAAATTCCTTCAGGAGCAGAGCTCAGGGAAGCAATTATTAAAGCAAAGGGTATCAATTCAATAGAGGATTTAATTGACAACGTTAGTTGTCAAAGGGTCAAATTGGATAATATTTATGGTATTCAAGTGGAAGCACCGATCGATGGAAAAGCATCAGCTACCACTCCTTCATCGAAATTTTCCCAAGGTCAGCATTTGACAAAGGATTCTAAAGCTTCGCAATCAGACACTGCATACGTATCAGA